From a single Synechococcales cyanobacterium T60_A2020_003 genomic region:
- a CDS encoding cofactor assembly of complex C subunit B, whose protein sequence is MDSPVLASTAFLTLLLGIGLLFFIRASTKDRTEVIRLITTESEDSILEKLRHYFLERAYRVISIDPDENQVTLEGVVRPSYFLAIFLTFLAGVGILCLSLVLALLFPQAGQFFPFLVVLAPGAGLFYWKRSERPEQVTFQIDAHPTDSLQSQRVLTVTAHRDELADLQRSLQLAAFEAER, encoded by the coding sequence ATGGATAGTCCCGTTCTGGCCTCAACTGCATTCCTCACCCTCTTACTAGGCATCGGCCTCCTGTTCTTCATTCGTGCCTCTACAAAAGATCGTACGGAGGTTATTCGGCTGATAACTACCGAATCCGAAGATTCGATTTTGGAAAAACTGCGCCACTATTTCCTGGAACGCGCCTATCGCGTTATTTCCATCGATCCAGATGAAAATCAAGTCACCTTGGAAGGAGTTGTGCGGCCAAGTTACTTTTTGGCAATCTTCCTCACCTTTCTGGCAGGAGTTGGAATTCTTTGCCTGTCGCTGGTTTTAGCACTGCTATTCCCCCAAGCGGGACAATTTTTTCCATTCCTGGTGGTACTGGCTCCAGGGGCAGGGCTGTTCTACTGGAAACGATCGGAGCGTCCAGAACAGGTGACCTTCCAAATCGATGCCCATCCAACAGATTCCCTACAGTCGCAGCGGGTGTTGACGGTCACGGCGCATCGGGACGAACTCGCAGACCTGCAGCGATCGCTCCAGCTTGCGGCCTTTGAGGCGGAACGGTAG